The stretch of DNA GTGTTGGCGGACAAATGGATTTTATACGAGGAGCTTCCTTAAGCGAAGGAGGAAAGCCAATAATTGCAATGCCCTCGATAACAAATAATGGACTTTCAAAACTGGTTGCATACCTTAAACCCGGAGCCGGGGTAGTAACTACTCGAGCGCATGTACATTATGTAGTAACCGAATTCGGGGTTGCCGATTTATATGGTAAAAATTTGTCACAACGTGCAAAAGCCTTAATCGCCATTGCGCATCCGACTCATCAGGAAGAACTTGAAAAATCAGCTTTTGAATTGTATGGTAAAATATAAGTTTGTTTGCTACCTCAGTTAACGCAACACCATAACTTTTGTACTCGAAAAAATTCCACCTCTTTTAGATTCTACACGCAATAAATAAATGCCTTCATCAAGTGTTGAAATATCAATTGGTGAATTCGTATTTTGCTTTATTGAACTCACTAATTTACCTGTTAAATCATAAATTTCAATCGCAGCCAGGTAAGGCTCAGTTGTATTTATATGCAACCAAGTAGAGGAAGGATTAGGATAAACTTGCAAGCTTGTATTCACACTTGAATTATTAGTTTCTACTCCTATGTATAACTTTTCGCAAGCACCAAAAACAGGATGCAACATTAAGCTGCCGAAAATAATTGATTGGTTCCAACCACTACCAATATTGTAATACAACTTGCTTCCATTGTCAGTTCGCTTGTCTAAACCAATATTCAATTCATTTGCGGTACTTTGCACCCATCCAATAAAAAAGTTTCCAGCTGAAAGAGCTAACTGAGTATCCAATTCGAGTTTATAAAAACCATCGATTACATGATTGTATTTGGGTGAAAAATTGGTTGTTGTTTGATAAATAATTCCACCCGGTTCACCTCCCGATTCATTCCAAATTGTTAAACGAAATACTTTATTCGTTGCATTATCAACAACAGGATTAAAATATACATAAGCACCACTTAAAACATCGGCTTTTGAAAGTGTAAACTTAAGAGCTACTTGCCCACCTGCTTGCACAACTCCGTATGCCGATTCTGCAGAAGCATCATCATAAGCAAAGTAATTGGTAATGTGTTGTACAAAAGTAACCTTATCGTTTTCAGGAATTTGATCAGGGGTGCCGCTGCGCTCATGCGTAAATATAAAATCACGACAAGAAGTTAGGGTATCTGAGAAATCAAAATTGATTGGAGGATTGGTGGCGGTTGGAAAATTAAAACTAGCACCCGGATAGGAAGGCGAAATATTAGTGGTTAATGTGGGTGTGTATGTCCCAATTGCAGCACCGGTATTGTCTACTACTGAATAGGAATAAAATCCATAATTCAACGGCGCTGTATTCAAATTTTCAATCGTATTTTCAAGCGTAGTTTTCATCATCAGTTTATCGTACTGTGTAAATGGAACAGCTTGATACTCGTTTAGCAAAGACGATGGAGCATACGCAAAAGCAATGTCGTTTAAAACAGTATCGCTCGGAGCAGTAATCTTTTTAAGTCTCACGTAATCTAAATGCCAATGATCAACATTCCCCGAGAGGGTTGCATAATTTTTAAAACGAAACTGAAATCCGTTAAACAAGTATGGTGAGCCGGAACGCAAATACAAATTCACTTTATTGAAATCAGCACCTGGAACTAATGGTTTTCCGGGACTTGCCCACATGTGATTCCAGTTTCCAGTATTGTCTTTAAACTCTAAGACCAACGAATCGGTTGCTTCGGGCGTATTTCCTAAACCTTTTGACTGGTAAAAAAAACTAAAAAGTATGCTATCGGTTCCAAGCGGTTGACTTAAATCGATGTATTTAGAACTAAGTTTATCGGCCAAACCATAAGCCACGGTATTCACAAAATTGTAAGGATATCCGGTTGAATCCAATCCATCAAAAGTTGCAACACCAATACTAGGAGGATTTACAGGATAGGTATTATTTATAAAAACTTCGTTTTCGTACCATAATGCTGTTCCTGGAAAAAGTTTCGTATTTATATAAGTAATACTATCAATTTCAAGTATGCGGGTAGTATCTAATTGCACCAAAATTTGATACAATAAAGTATCCACAATAGTATCGTAAACCGGTCGGTAGTATGGAAGCCAAGCATTGATTGATTGTGTAATTTGAGACGTATTAAGCAAATTCTCATACACGTCTATTACAAATGTTGGAGGCAAAATGGCCACTGAATCCAATTTATTGGTCACTGCATTGTAGGTGAAAGAATATGCTGTATCGCTTACATAAGTAATGGTATCGACCAAATTACCATTTACTCTAAAAGAATGCAATACCGCTTTAGTTTTTGCAGAAGCCGGATATTGAGCAGTATCATAAGAAGTAATTTTATTGCTACTAAAATCATCAACGAATGGAAGCGAAAGCGAAGTAGTGTCTTTTATAAATATCACAACATTTTTATAGGTATTTGTGATCTTAGCTTGTTCAGTCAATCGATTTTTATAAACTAAAGAAGGATTTACAGTTAAGTCATACTCCCTCTCCTGGGCTTGAACAAAGCCCGAAAAAACAATAAATAAAACTGTGATATTAATTAGGAGTATTTTCTTCATTGGTAGCTAAACTATCATTAATTGGTAATTTTATTTTGGATGCATCTTGTGTAAAAAACATGTCTACACTTCTTCCAGGATTAATCATTGCGCCATTTGAAAATACCGGTGTTTGCTTATATACTTTTGCTAAGCTGGTATCTTTCACTGAGCTATCAAAAACTTCGGCTCCAGGCACTAAGGACGCAGCCACCAAAGCACTTTCAGCTTCTTTTCGCGTTAATCCCAACAAACTTGGCAAAGGAACTTTTTCGCCTTTCAAGCCATCACCCAGCACCAAATCAATTTTCGAATTACGCATAATTAGTGTTCCCTGTTTTATTTCTCTGCCTTTGTAAAGTTGTTTTAAAACCGCATTAAACGCATAGTCGGGAATGTACTTTAAATTGCCGGTTTCCAATCCATATGTTTCAAGCATAGCAGATGCCTGACGTAAGGATACGTCAATTAAATTAGGCATTTGCACTTTAGGAGGATTTACTGCATTCACCGTTAAATAAACAGTTCGATTCTGTTTTACTTTAAAATTAGGTGATGGATTTTGTTCCACAATAGTACCGGGTTTTTGATCTTCGTCGTAAATAGAATCGATAACTACATAACGCAATTCCATTTGTTCTATTGTCTTTGCTGCATCTTTAATTAATTTACCTTTTAAATTAGGTACTTCAATTGTTTTACCATGCAAGGTATAAGTTGAAATAAATTTAAATGCGCACCACAA from Bacteroidota bacterium encodes:
- a CDS encoding T9SS type A sorting domain-containing protein encodes the protein MKKILLINITVLFIVFSGFVQAQEREYDLTVNPSLVYKNRLTEQAKITNTYKNVVIFIKDTTSLSLPFVDDFSSNKITSYDTAQYPASAKTKAVLHSFRVNGNLVDTITYVSDTAYSFTYNAVTNKLDSVAILPPTFVIDVYENLLNTSQITQSINAWLPYYRPVYDTIVDTLLYQILVQLDTTRILEIDSITYINTKLFPGTALWYENEVFINNTYPVNPPSIGVATFDGLDSTGYPYNFVNTVAYGLADKLSSKYIDLSQPLGTDSILFSFFYQSKGLGNTPEATDSLVLEFKDNTGNWNHMWASPGKPLVPGADFNKVNLYLRSGSPYLFNGFQFRFKNYATLSGNVDHWHLDYVRLKKITAPSDTVLNDIAFAYAPSSLLNEYQAVPFTQYDKLMMKTTLENTIENLNTAPLNYGFYSYSVVDNTGAAIGTYTPTLTTNISPSYPGASFNFPTATNPPINFDFSDTLTSCRDFIFTHERSGTPDQIPENDKVTFVQHITNYFAYDDASAESAYGVVQAGGQVALKFTLSKADVLSGAYVYFNPVVDNATNKVFRLTIWNESGGEPGGIIYQTTTNFSPKYNHVIDGFYKLELDTQLALSAGNFFIGWVQSTANELNIGLDKRTDNGSKLYYNIGSGWNQSIIFGSLMLHPVFGACEKLYIGVETNNSSVNTSLQVYPNPSSTWLHINTTEPYLAAIEIYDLTGKLVSSIKQNTNSPIDISTLDEGIYLLRVESKRGGIFSSTKVMVLR
- a CDS encoding PASTA domain-containing protein, whose product is MIEFLRSKLFFKHAAIALAVVAVVLWCAFKFISTYTLHGKTIEVPNLKGKLIKDAAKTIEQMELRYVVIDSIYDEDQKPGTIVEQNPSPNFKVKQNRTVYLTVNAVNPPKVQMPNLIDVSLRQASAMLETYGLETGNLKYIPDYAFNAVLKQLYKGREIKQGTLIMRNSKIDLVLGDGLKGEKVPLPSLLGLTRKEAESALVAASLVPGAEVFDSSVKDTSLAKVYKQTPVFSNGAMINPGRSVDMFFTQDASKIKLPINDSLATNEENTPN